One part of the Phragmites australis chromosome 3, lpPhrAust1.1, whole genome shotgun sequence genome encodes these proteins:
- the LOC133913410 gene encoding protein PHLOEM PROTEIN 2-LIKE A10-like: MDRLVAFSRRRRRWILLAAVASATAVGAYKIYHHPTVAARRRRLVRLAAAVAAFADAAASSADAAALVASDLADFVRSGSDELPRSVTQLAKLAASPEVSATVSALSEAVTAGILRGAGSSNSGLGSGGSVALSERLVDKLFSDSGERLASAVAGSFARHLVLAFYSVPSPPGEASSPTMWVNVVATGKCRKAISNWVEVFVGTAVREFIDKTIHINTYEQLFEGLTNPKHDAKVKELLVSVCNGAVETLVKTTHHVMSNANDKFDSSGSGSGNGEVGEGWVETVSSTLAVPSNRKFVLDVTGRVTFETVRSFLEFVLWKLQDGARKGGDSVVDSGLQVMRYMSDKSMVIATICITLCLLVLNGTRLLVTA; encoded by the coding sequence ATGGACCGCCTCGTCGCCTTCTCCCGCCGACGCCGCCGTTGGATCCTCCTCGCCGCGGTCGCCTCGGCCACGGCTGTTGGCGCGTACAAGATCTACCACCACCCGACcgtcgccgcccgccgccgccgcctcgtccgcctcgccgccgccgtcgcggccTTCGCCGATGCCGCCGCGTCGTCCGCGGACGCCGCAGCTCTGGTGGCCTCCGACCTCGCCGATTTCGTCCGGTCTGGCTCGGACGAGCTCCCCCGCAGCGTCACGCAGCTAGCCAAGCTCGCCGCCTCCCCTGAGGTCTCCGCTACCGTCTCCGCCTTATCCGAGGCTGTCACCGCGGGGATACTCCGCGGCGCAGGATCCTCCAACTCCGGCCTCGGATCCGGTGGTAGCGTGGCCCTCTCCGAACGCCTTGTGGACAAGCTCTTCTCCGACTCTGGCGAGCGCCTTGCGTCCGCGGTCGCCGGGAGCTTCGCCCGCCATCTCGTGCTCGCCTTCtactccgtcccgtcgcctccgGGAGaggcctcctccccgacgatgTGGGTCAACGTGGTTGCAACTGGGAAGTGCCGGAAGGCGATTAGCAACTGGGTTGAGGTCTTCGTGGGCACCGCCGTGAGGGAATTCATTGACAAGACCATCCACATCAACACTTATGAGCAGCTCTTTGAAGGGCTCACCAATCCGAAACACGATGCGAAGGTCAAAGAATTGCTTGTTTCAGTGTGCAATGGGGCGGTCGAGACTTTGGTTAAGACCACTCACCATGTCATGTCCAATGCCAATGATAAATTTGATAGCAGTGGAAGTGGCAGTGGCAATGGTGAAGTTGGGGAAGGGTGGGTGGAGACAGTGTCGAGCACGTTGGCAGTTCCTAGCAACAGGAAGTTTGTGCTTGATGTTACAGGAAGGGTGACATTTGAGACAGTGAGGTCGTTTCTGGAGTTTGTTCTTTGGAAGCTGCAAGACGGTGCAAGGAAGGGCGGGGACAGTGTGGTTGACAGTGGGCTGCAGGTCATGAGGTACATGAGCGATAAGTCGATGGTTATCGCCACAATTTGTATTACATTGTGCTTGCTTGTGTTAAATGGGACTAGGCTCTTGGTAACAGCTTGA
- the LOC133913411 gene encoding uncharacterized protein LOC133913411: MTDLEPRKIFVGGLPRSVVTPDGLRAHFARYGEVVDAVAMVNPENGLGRGFGFVEFADEAAVLRTLDSRERDMHVFNGRKVEVKRAQTRSVRTRPTSYSPNADLKIFVGGLRDNVTEDDLTNYFQNFGAITDVVVMYDRITRRTRGFGFVTFDSHEAVNKVLESRFHDLNGTKVETKKAEPREHAQCQNEHYHGSMTANRYSGMYSLHNISYLVHNGHYFVPAYPCIYAPHGTVNYGYMMNQMATSNDTGMMVMQGSPMIYADYGRYPMTMSTNYLGHTDLNLGSGSKTNQVKGNRQRVDIHTSAGIKSDPVKPDSSNLL, translated from the exons ATGACGGACCTGGAGCCCCGGAAGATCTTCGTCGGCGGGCTCCCGCGGTCCGTGGTGACGCCGGACGGCCTGAGGGCCCACTTCGCCCGCTACGGCGAGGTGGTGGACGCGGTGGCGATGGTGAACCCGGAGAACGGCCTCGGCCGCGGCTTCGGCTTCGTCGAGTTCGCCGACGAGGCTGCGGTGCTGAGGACGCTGGACTCGAGGGAGAGGGACATGCATGTCTTCAACGGACGCAAG GTCGAAGTTAAGAGAGCTCAAACAAGATCCGTCCGGACTCGGCCTACTAGCTACAGCCCAAATGCTGATTTGAAGATCTTTGTGGGGGGCCTACGAGACAATGTTACTGAAGATGACCTCACAAATTATTTTCAGAATTTTGGCGCGATAACTGATGTTGTCGTGATGTATGATAGAATAACAAGAAGGACAAGAGGATTTGGTTTCGTAACCTTTGATTCCCATGAGGCTGTGAACAAGGTTTTGGAGAGTCGCTTTCATGACTTGAATGGAACAAAAGTGGAAACCAAGAAGGCAGAACCAAGGGAACATGCTCAATGTCAAAATGAGCACTATCATGGTTCAATGACTGCTAACCGCTATAGTGGAATGTACTCATTGCACAACATCTCATATCTTGTTCATAATGGTCATTACTTTGTTCCTGCATATCCATGCATTTATGCACCACACGGAACTGTAAACTATGGCTACATGATGAACCAAATGGCCACATCAAATGATACAGGCATGATGGTTATGCAGGGTTCTCCTATGATATATGCTGATTATGGAAGATATCCCATGACTATGAGTACTAATTATCTTGGTCATACTGATTTGAATCTTGGAAGTGGTAGCAAAACGAATCAAGTCAAGGGAAATCGACAAAGAGTTGACATCCACACTTCTGCTGGCATTAAATCAGATCCCGTGAAGCCAGATTCCAGTAACTTACTG TGA